In a genomic window of Blattabacterium cuenoti:
- a CDS encoding aspartate aminotransferase family protein encodes MKLFDVYPILDIELSKSKGSYVFDVKGNMYLDFYGGHAVISIGHSHPCYIEALKKQIHKISYYSNSVYISQKNKLAYLLGNISGYEDYSLFICNSGTESNENALKIASFHTGKKKIIAFRGSFHGRTSGSLSVTDNYKFISPFNAQHETVFMNYQDVDSLEERLKNKDICAVITEGIQGLSGIIDPGLYFFSKVENFCRKYNIVLIIDEVQSGYGRTGTFFSHQFYTIKPDLITVAKGMGNGFPIGGVLIHPKFKPYYGMLGTTFGGNHLACTAGIAVLKIIKKENLIENAKKMGKILFQKLRVIPEIKEVRGRGLMIGLKFKFPIHNLKNILIYKEKVFVGISNNPYVLRLLPPLNINENHIKLFIKKLKNALAYLLR; translated from the coding sequence ATGAAATTATTTGACGTTTATCCTATTCTAGATATAGAATTAAGTAAGAGTAAAGGATCTTATGTTTTTGATGTAAAAGGAAATATGTATTTAGATTTTTATGGAGGACATGCTGTCATTTCTATTGGACATTCGCATCCATGTTATATAGAGGCTTTAAAAAAACAAATTCATAAAATATCCTATTATTCTAATAGCGTTTATATTTCCCAAAAAAATAAATTAGCTTATTTACTTGGAAATATATCCGGATATGAAGACTATTCATTATTTATATGTAATTCCGGTACAGAATCTAATGAAAATGCATTGAAAATAGCTTCTTTTCATACAGGTAAAAAAAAAATTATTGCTTTTAGAGGGTCTTTTCATGGAAGAACAAGTGGGAGTCTATCGGTAACGGATAACTACAAATTTATATCTCCTTTTAATGCTCAACATGAAACCGTATTTATGAATTATCAAGATGTTGATTCTTTGGAAGAAAGATTAAAAAATAAAGATATTTGTGCTGTAATTACTGAAGGAATACAAGGTTTATCTGGAATTATAGATCCCGGTTTATATTTTTTTTCTAAAGTAGAAAATTTTTGCAGAAAATACAATATAGTATTGATTATAGATGAAGTTCAGAGTGGGTATGGAAGAACGGGGACTTTTTTTTCTCATCAATTTTATACTATAAAACCAGATTTAATTACTGTAGCTAAAGGTATGGGAAATGGATTTCCTATAGGAGGAGTGCTCATACATCCTAAATTTAAACCATACTATGGAATGTTAGGAACAACTTTTGGGGGGAATCATTTAGCTTGTACAGCTGGTATTGCCGTATTGAAAATTATCAAAAAAGAAAATTTAATTGAAAATGCAAAAAAAATGGGAAAAATATTGTTTCAAAAATTACGGGTTATTCCTGAAATCAAAGAAGTCAGAGGAAGAGGATTAATGATAGGACTGAAATTTAAATTTCCCATTCATAATTTGAAAAATATTTTAATATACAAAGAAAAAGTATTTGTTGGAATATCTAATAATCCATATGTTTTACGGTTACTTCCTCCATTAAATATCAATGAAAATCATATAAAATTATTTATAAAGAAATTAAAGAATGCCTTAGCATATCTATTGAGATAG
- the argC gene encoding N-acetyl-gamma-glutamyl-phosphate reductase has translation MIKIGIIGGTGYTAGELIRLMIHHPKIDIQNIVSKSHPGKLIHLVHQDLLGEMKNKKFSCDLNKKIDVVFLCSGHDQSKKELNNISENIKVIDLSQDFRMEIKSVFNNRNFIYGLPELQKEKIKKSNNIANPGCFATAILLGILPLIKNQLLKKDIHISAITGSTGSGRKLSDTNHFSLRNNNISVYKIFQHQHLQEIEQTIHKVQKNFYSKIYFVPYRGNFSRGIITTLYTHSFFSLEKNQEIYKEYYKNHPFVKISDINIDIKQVINTNKCILHLLKEENQLIVISIIDNLIKGASGQAIQNMNLMFDLDETCGLKLKSVRF, from the coding sequence ATGATTAAAATAGGTATTATAGGAGGAACTGGGTATACTGCTGGAGAATTAATTAGATTGATGATTCATCATCCAAAAATTGATATTCAAAATATAGTTAGTAAAAGTCATCCAGGAAAGTTAATTCATTTGGTTCATCAAGATTTATTAGGAGAAATGAAAAACAAAAAGTTTTCTTGTGATTTAAACAAGAAAATAGATGTTGTATTTCTTTGTTCTGGACATGACCAATCTAAAAAAGAATTGAATAATATATCAGAAAATATAAAAGTGATTGATTTGAGTCAAGATTTCAGAATGGAGATAAAATCCGTTTTTAATAATAGAAATTTTATATATGGATTACCAGAACTTCAAAAAGAAAAAATAAAAAAATCTAATAATATAGCCAATCCCGGATGTTTTGCGACGGCGATTCTTTTAGGTATTTTACCATTAATTAAAAATCAATTATTGAAAAAAGACATTCATATTAGTGCAATAACGGGTTCTACAGGATCTGGAAGAAAATTGAGTGATACTAATCATTTTAGTTTGAGAAATAATAATATATCTGTTTATAAAATTTTTCAACATCAACATTTGCAGGAGATTGAACAAACTATTCATAAGGTACAAAAAAATTTTTATTCTAAAATTTATTTTGTACCTTATAGAGGAAATTTTTCTAGGGGAATTATAACAACTTTATATACTCATTCTTTTTTTTCTTTGGAAAAGAATCAAGAGATATATAAAGAATATTATAAAAATCATCCGTTTGTAAAAATTTCTGATATTAATATTGATATCAAACAAGTGATTAATACCAATAAATGTATTTTACATCTTCTTAAAGAGGAAAATCAACTGATTGTTATAAGCATAATAGATAACCTCATAAAAGGTGCTTCTGGTCAAGCCATACAAAATATGAATCTTATGTTTGATTTGGATGAAACTTGTGGTTTAAAATTAAAATCCGTTCGTTTCTAA
- the carB gene encoding carbamoyl-phosphate synthase (glutamine-hydrolyzing) large subunit: MKIDKVLILGSGALKIGEAGEFDYSGTQALKALKEEGIYTILINPNIATVQTSKEVADKVYFLPLTLFFIKRVIDKERPQGILLSFGGQTALNCGIQLFKEGVIKEYNVQVLGTSIKSIIHSEDRSLFRNRLSHINIKTAKSFVAYSMNDAISYSIEIGFPIIIRSAYTLGGLGSGFAKNVNDLKKIVNKAFSYSSQIIVEEYLEGWKEIEYEIVRDKYDNCIAVCNMENFDPIGIHTGESIVVAPSQTLTNSEYYNLRKLAIDLARDFHIIGECNVQFALDPSSEDYRVIEMNARLSRSSALASKATGYPLAFVSAKLSIGYGLHELKNYVTKNTSAFFEPALDYVVCKIPRWDLKKFYGVSNRIGSSMKSVGEVMAIGGSFEEALQKGIRMLDIGMQGFINIFNKKKLKSARLLKEYLKKPTDQRILFLEEALEEGLSIQEIHHLTKIDPWFLYQLDNIFQTKKKIDRFDDLIDLPEELLRKAKKEGFSDIQIASILLKNRNHNISNLEQEIRDYRKEKNIIPYVRQIDTSASEHPTYTNYLYLTYHAIQHDIIYEEDEKSVITLGSGVYRIGSSVEFDWCCVNALNTIHKESYRSIMINYNPETVSTDFDVCDRLYFEELTLERVLDIIELEKPKGTIVSMGGQIPNNLVLKLYDQKVKILGTSPVSIDKVENRYKFSNAMDYLKIRQPKWKELSDFDAIHQFIEEVDFPILVRPSYVLSGENMNIISNQEELQYYLHEKKIISSKYPLIITEFIKNAKEIELDAVSQNGKILYYAISEHVEFAGVHSGDATLVYPPHNLYLSTLKEIIRISEKISRYFNISGPFNIQFLSKDNELKVIECNLRASRSFPFVSKVSHFNMIELATQVILGKKKDKIDPNFFITNFLGVKASQFSFSRLQNADPILGVDMASTGEVGCLGNSLDEALLKSMLSVGYTVPKKNILISGGPIESKLELLEVVKLLHKKGYILFATEGTNSFLSHNGIPSIKVYWPNVKKYSNVIELIKNRKLDLIINIPKNLSKSELNNDYTIRRYAVDFNIPLLTNARLAKAFIKAFCNLSMDQLFIKAWNEY; the protein is encoded by the coding sequence ATGAAAATAGATAAAGTACTCATCCTGGGATCAGGTGCATTAAAAATAGGAGAAGCTGGTGAATTTGATTATTCTGGAACACAAGCATTAAAAGCCCTTAAAGAGGAGGGAATTTATACTATATTGATTAATCCAAATATTGCCACAGTTCAAACTTCAAAAGAAGTCGCTGATAAAGTTTATTTTCTTCCTTTAACTTTATTTTTCATTAAACGTGTTATAGATAAAGAAAGACCACAAGGAATTTTATTGTCTTTTGGAGGTCAAACTGCCTTGAATTGTGGAATTCAGCTTTTTAAAGAAGGTGTTATAAAAGAATATAATGTTCAAGTTTTAGGGACTTCTATTAAATCTATTATTCATAGTGAAGATAGAAGTCTATTTAGAAATAGGTTATCTCATATTAATATAAAAACAGCGAAAAGTTTTGTGGCTTATTCTATGAATGATGCAATTTCTTATTCTATAGAAATAGGGTTTCCTATTATTATTAGATCAGCTTATACCCTTGGAGGTTTAGGAAGTGGTTTTGCTAAAAATGTCAACGACTTGAAAAAAATAGTAAATAAAGCTTTTTCTTATTCATCTCAAATTATTGTAGAAGAATATTTAGAAGGATGGAAAGAGATTGAATATGAAATAGTTAGAGATAAGTATGATAATTGTATAGCTGTCTGTAATATGGAAAATTTTGATCCGATAGGAATTCATACAGGAGAAAGCATTGTTGTAGCTCCGTCACAAACTTTAACAAATTCTGAATATTATAATTTAAGAAAATTAGCGATAGATCTCGCTAGAGATTTTCATATAATAGGAGAATGTAACGTTCAGTTTGCTTTAGATCCTAGTTCAGAAGATTATCGTGTTATTGAAATGAATGCGCGTCTTTCTCGTTCTAGTGCTCTTGCTTCTAAAGCAACAGGCTACCCTTTAGCTTTTGTATCTGCTAAATTATCCATAGGATATGGATTGCATGAATTAAAAAATTATGTTACTAAAAATACTTCTGCTTTTTTTGAACCTGCATTGGATTATGTAGTATGTAAGATACCTAGATGGGATCTAAAAAAATTTTATGGTGTTTCCAATAGAATTGGAAGTAGTATGAAAAGTGTAGGAGAAGTTATGGCTATTGGAGGATCTTTTGAAGAAGCTTTGCAAAAAGGAATTCGTATGTTAGATATAGGAATGCAAGGATTCATTAATATTTTTAACAAAAAAAAATTGAAATCTGCTCGGTTATTGAAAGAATATCTAAAAAAACCTACGGATCAAAGAATTTTATTTTTAGAAGAAGCTTTAGAAGAAGGTTTATCCATTCAAGAAATACATCATTTGACAAAAATTGATCCATGGTTTTTATATCAACTTGATAATATTTTTCAAACGAAAAAAAAGATAGATCGTTTTGATGATTTGATAGATCTTCCGGAAGAATTATTACGGAAAGCAAAAAAAGAAGGTTTCTCTGATATACAAATAGCTAGTATTTTATTAAAAAATCGGAATCATAATATTTCTAATTTAGAACAAGAAATTAGAGATTATAGAAAAGAAAAAAATATAATTCCATATGTAAGACAAATTGATACGTCAGCTTCTGAACATCCTACATATACAAATTATTTATATTTAACATATCATGCTATTCAACATGATATTATTTATGAAGAAGATGAAAAATCTGTTATCACATTGGGATCTGGTGTTTATAGAATTGGAAGTAGTGTAGAATTCGATTGGTGTTGTGTTAATGCATTAAATACGATTCACAAAGAATCTTATAGATCTATAATGATAAATTATAATCCAGAAACTGTCAGTACTGATTTTGATGTATGTGATAGATTATATTTTGAAGAGCTTACTTTAGAACGTGTATTAGATATTATTGAACTAGAAAAACCTAAAGGAACAATTGTATCCATGGGAGGACAAATTCCTAATAATTTAGTTTTAAAACTTTATGATCAAAAGGTAAAAATTTTAGGAACTTCTCCTGTTTCTATAGATAAAGTGGAAAATAGATATAAATTCTCTAATGCTATGGATTATTTAAAGATCAGACAACCTAAATGGAAAGAATTGTCCGATTTTGATGCAATCCATCAATTTATAGAAGAAGTTGATTTTCCTATATTGGTTAGACCTTCTTATGTTCTTTCTGGAGAAAATATGAATATTATTTCTAACCAAGAAGAACTCCAGTATTATCTCCATGAAAAAAAAATTATCTCTTCCAAATATCCACTAATTATTACAGAATTTATTAAAAATGCTAAAGAAATTGAATTAGATGCTGTTTCTCAAAATGGAAAAATATTGTATTATGCTATATCAGAACATGTTGAATTTGCAGGAGTGCATTCAGGAGATGCAACACTGGTATATCCTCCACATAATCTATATTTATCTACATTAAAAGAAATTATTCGTATATCTGAAAAAATATCCAGATATTTTAATATATCTGGTCCTTTCAACATACAATTTTTATCTAAAGATAATGAATTAAAAGTAATTGAATGCAATTTAAGAGCTTCCAGAAGCTTTCCTTTTGTATCAAAAGTGTCTCATTTTAATATGATTGAGTTGGCGACTCAAGTGATACTTGGAAAAAAGAAAGATAAAATAGATCCTAATTTTTTTATTACAAATTTTTTGGGAGTAAAAGCTTCTCAATTTTCCTTTTCACGTTTGCAAAATGCTGACCCTATTTTAGGTGTAGATATGGCTTCTACAGGAGAAGTAGGATGTTTAGGAAACTCTTTAGATGAAGCTCTTTTAAAATCTATGCTTTCCGTAGGATACACTGTACCAAAAAAAAATATATTGATATCTGGAGGCCCTATTGAATCTAAGTTAGAACTTTTAGAAGTTGTAAAACTTTTGCATAAAAAAGGATATATATTATTTGCTACAGAAGGAACCAATAGTTTTTTATCTCATAATGGAATTCCTTCAATTAAAGTTTATTGGCCTAATGTTAAAAAATATTCAAATGTTATTGAGTTAATAAAAAATAGAAAATTGGATCTTATTATTAATATTCCAAAAAACCTAAGTAAATCAGAATTGAATAATGATTATACTATCAGACGTTATGCTGTAGATTTTAATATCCCTCTACTCACTAATGCACGTTTAGCAAAAGCATTTATAAAAGCTTTTTGTAATTTATCTATGGATCAATTATTTATAAAAGCTTGGAATGAATATTGA
- a CDS encoding N-acetylornithine carbamoyltransferase, with the protein MKKFFSVEDVINVYDLIQEALLLKKNPYDFQCFGKNKTIGLVFFNPSLRTRISCQKAAFNLGCNTWILDVHKDSWSIEMNDGSVMNFTQEHIKEAISVMSMYCDILAVRTFPNLLDRNYDYKEIIFNKILEYSKVPVVNMESATLHPLQSLADVITIAEYTYFFKKKCKVVLSWAPHVKSLPHSVANSFAQWISKIEQIDFTIVCPERYNLYKKFSDGAYTTHDQNEAFINADFIYAKNWSSYLDYGKILCKNSDWMITENKMKLTNKAKFMHCLPVRRNIVVEDSVLDSQNSIIFQQAKNRIYASQIIFLKMLQSL; encoded by the coding sequence ATGAAAAAATTTTTTAGTGTGGAAGATGTGATCAATGTATATGATCTCATCCAAGAGGCTTTACTTTTGAAAAAAAATCCATATGATTTTCAATGTTTTGGAAAAAATAAAACAATAGGATTGGTTTTTTTTAATCCGAGTTTACGTACAAGAATTAGTTGTCAAAAAGCGGCTTTTAATTTAGGATGTAATACTTGGATATTAGATGTTCATAAGGATTCTTGGAGTATTGAAATGAATGATGGAAGTGTAATGAATTTTACACAAGAACATATAAAAGAGGCTATCTCCGTAATGAGTATGTATTGTGATATTCTTGCAGTAAGAACTTTTCCGAATCTTTTAGATCGTAATTATGATTATAAAGAAATTATTTTTAATAAAATATTAGAATATTCAAAAGTTCCAGTTGTTAATATGGAAAGTGCCACATTACATCCTTTACAATCTTTAGCAGATGTTATAACTATTGCAGAATATACATATTTTTTTAAAAAAAAATGTAAAGTAGTATTAAGTTGGGCTCCTCATGTAAAATCACTTCCTCACTCTGTAGCAAATTCTTTTGCTCAATGGATATCAAAAATAGAACAGATAGATTTCACGATTGTGTGTCCAGAAAGATATAATCTATATAAGAAATTTTCTGATGGAGCTTATACGACACATGATCAAAATGAAGCATTTATAAATGCAGATTTTATTTATGCAAAAAATTGGAGTAGTTATTTAGATTATGGTAAAATTCTTTGTAAAAATTCCGATTGGATGATTACTGAAAATAAAATGAAACTAACTAATAAAGCTAAATTTATGCACTGTTTACCTGTAAGAAGAAATATAGTAGTGGAAGATTCCGTTTTAGATAGTCAAAATTCCATTATATTTCAACAAGCAAAAAATAGAATCTACGCTTCACAAATAATTTTTTTAAAAATGTTACAGTCTTTATAA
- the carA gene encoding glutamine-hydrolyzing carbamoyl-phosphate synthase small subunit — protein sequence MENNKKIKKAILVLKDGTRYEAYHFGAPVSSSGEVVFNTSMTGYIESITDPSYKGQILTYTYPIIGNYGVPSSIYSEKSISEFYESDRIQVSGLIISYYSNRPYHWNMNQTLSNWLYENGIPGLYGVDTRFIAKKLRKNGGSMLGKILMENEDIPFYDPNQDNLSEKVSIQKKTIYGNGKYKILLVDFGLKNNILRCLLRRDCSVIRIPWNYDFTKEEYDGLILSNGPGNPKIYKKSIDCLRIVMKKELPIFGICLGNQLLGIAAGGNTYKLKYAHRSHNQPVFSLKTGKSFITSQNHGYVLDVRNIHKEWKIFFKNLNDDTCEGIIHNNKPFFSVQFHPEASSGPRDTEFLFDFFIDSVKKIKNLSKLV from the coding sequence ATGGAAAATAACAAAAAAATAAAAAAAGCGATACTTGTATTGAAAGATGGGACTCGGTATGAAGCTTATCATTTTGGAGCCCCAGTTTCCTCTTCTGGAGAAGTTGTATTTAATACATCTATGACCGGTTATATCGAAAGTATAACAGATCCTTCTTATAAAGGACAAATATTAACTTATACTTATCCTATAATAGGAAATTATGGAGTTCCATCTTCCATCTATAGTGAAAAATCCATTTCTGAATTTTATGAATCTGATAGAATTCAAGTATCCGGACTTATTATTTCTTATTATTCTAATCGTCCATACCATTGGAATATGAATCAAACCTTGTCGAATTGGTTGTATGAAAATGGAATCCCTGGATTATATGGTGTAGATACCAGATTTATTGCAAAAAAACTTAGAAAAAATGGAGGATCTATGTTAGGTAAAATTTTAATGGAAAATGAAGATATTCCTTTTTATGATCCGAATCAGGATAATCTTTCTGAGAAAGTGTCAATACAAAAAAAAACTATATATGGAAATGGAAAATATAAAATACTACTTGTGGATTTTGGATTAAAGAATAATATATTACGTTGTTTATTACGAAGAGATTGTTCTGTTATCAGAATTCCATGGAATTATGATTTTACAAAAGAAGAATATGATGGATTGATTCTTTCTAATGGACCTGGAAATCCTAAGATTTATAAAAAATCAATAGATTGTCTTCGTATAGTTATGAAAAAAGAACTACCTATATTTGGTATATGTTTGGGAAATCAACTTTTAGGTATAGCGGCAGGAGGGAATACTTATAAATTGAAATATGCGCATAGAAGTCATAATCAACCAGTTTTTTCATTAAAAACCGGTAAAAGTTTCATTACATCACAAAACCATGGATATGTTTTAGATGTAAGAAATATTCATAAAGAATGGAAAATATTTTTTAAGAATTTAAATGATGATACTTGCGAAGGTATCATTCATAATAATAAACCCTTTTTTTCGGTACAGTTTCATCCAGAAGCTTCAAGTGGACCTAGAGATACCGAATTTTTATTCGATTTTTTTATAGATTCAGTAAAAAAAATAAAGAATCTTTCGAAATTAGTATGA
- a CDS encoding argininosuccinate synthase domain-containing protein, with the protein MKIKVRVSHEEDTKYASLICKKIKESAEIRGTGISKKDPEYIKLKMVHGNSVIAFFDEKLAGFGYLETFQNEEFVVNSGLIVFPEFRKQGLAKFIKIEIFNLSRKKFPNSKIFSITTSNPVIKINTELGFKPVSFSELTHSEKFWKGCTSCANFDILTRNNRKMCLCTGLLYNPNTDKDYKKDRNYLLSTGDKIVLAYSGGLDTSYCLKYLIQEKYEVHTVIINTGGFKKNELDKIEERALNIGSKSHKTIDAIEEYYHNCIKYLIFGNILKNNTYPLSASSERIFQAIKIAQYATFIQAKAIAHGSTGAGNDQIRFDIAFQILCPEKITLSPIRDRKVSRKEEIEYLKEKGVSISWDQAKYSINKGIWGTSIGGKETLTSYHDFPEEAYPTKLSSKKSENLKLEFEKGELVSVNKEKGKAIKNIIKIEKIASKFAIGRGIHIGDTILGIKGRVAFEASAAIIIIKAHHLLEKHILTKWQLYWKDQLSNWYGMLLHEAQYLDPVMRDIEKFLKSTQERLTGTVDIILYPYRFHLVGIKSKFDLMTSSNSNMAQYGEMNYAWTAEDVKGFTKILSNQMKIYHNLNKKDKKEND; encoded by the coding sequence ATGAAAATAAAAGTAAGAGTATCTCATGAAGAGGATACGAAATATGCTTCTTTAATTTGTAAAAAGATTAAGGAATCGGCAGAAATTAGGGGAACTGGAATTTCAAAAAAAGATCCAGAATATATTAAATTAAAAATGGTTCATGGAAATTCGGTCATTGCTTTTTTTGACGAAAAATTGGCAGGATTTGGTTATCTTGAAACTTTTCAAAATGAAGAATTTGTCGTTAATTCTGGTTTAATTGTTTTCCCTGAATTTAGAAAGCAAGGATTGGCAAAATTTATTAAAATTGAAATTTTTAACCTTTCTAGAAAAAAATTTCCAAATTCTAAAATTTTTAGTATTACAACAAGCAATCCAGTTATTAAAATAAATACAGAATTAGGGTTTAAACCTGTTTCATTTAGCGAATTGACTCATTCAGAAAAGTTTTGGAAAGGATGTACAAGTTGTGCAAACTTTGATATATTAACCAGAAATAATAGAAAAATGTGTTTATGTACAGGTCTTTTATACAATCCTAATACAGATAAGGATTATAAAAAAGATAGAAATTATTTATTATCTACTGGAGATAAAATTGTTTTGGCTTATAGTGGTGGTTTAGATACCTCTTATTGTTTAAAATATTTAATACAAGAAAAATATGAAGTTCATACAGTTATTATTAATACAGGAGGTTTTAAAAAAAATGAATTAGATAAAATTGAAGAAAGAGCTTTAAATATCGGATCTAAATCTCACAAAACTATTGACGCTATAGAAGAATACTATCATAATTGTATAAAGTATCTTATATTCGGAAATATTCTTAAAAATAATACTTATCCACTTTCAGCAAGTTCCGAAAGAATTTTTCAGGCTATTAAGATTGCGCAATATGCTACTTTTATTCAAGCAAAAGCAATTGCTCATGGAAGTACAGGAGCAGGGAATGATCAAATTAGATTTGATATAGCTTTTCAAATTCTTTGCCCAGAAAAAATAACTTTATCTCCTATAAGAGATAGAAAAGTATCTAGAAAAGAAGAAATTGAATATTTGAAAGAAAAAGGAGTTTCTATTTCTTGGGATCAGGCTAAATATTCCATAAATAAAGGAATTTGGGGGACTAGTATAGGAGGAAAGGAAACTCTTACTTCTTATCACGATTTTCCAGAAGAAGCTTATCCAACAAAATTAAGTAGTAAAAAAAGTGAAAACTTAAAATTAGAATTTGAAAAGGGGGAATTAGTAAGTGTGAATAAAGAAAAAGGAAAAGCTATCAAAAATATAATAAAAATTGAAAAAATTGCTTCAAAATTTGCTATAGGAAGAGGGATTCATATAGGAGATACTATTTTGGGAATAAAAGGAAGAGTTGCATTCGAAGCTTCAGCTGCAATTATTATTATCAAAGCTCATCATTTATTAGAAAAACATATTCTTACGAAATGGCAACTTTATTGGAAGGACCAATTATCCAATTGGTATGGTATGTTACTTCATGAAGCTCAATACTTAGATCCCGTTATGCGGGATATAGAAAAATTTCTAAAGAGTACACAAGAAAGATTGACCGGAACTGTAGATATAATTCTGTATCCTTATAGATTCCATTTAGTAGGAATCAAATCGAAATTTGATTTAATGACATCTTCTAATTCTAATATGGCTCAATATGGAGAAATGAATTATGCTTGGACAGCAGAAGATGTGAAGGGGTTCACGAAAATTTTAAGTAATCAAATGAAAATATATCACAATTTAAATAAAAAAGATAAAAAAGAGAATGATTAA